Proteins found in one Aspergillus chevalieri M1 DNA, chromosome 2, nearly complete sequence genomic segment:
- a CDS encoding F-box domain protein (COG:S;~EggNog:ENOG410PJ93;~InterPro:IPR001611,IPR001810,IPR006553,IPR032675;~PFAM:PF13516,PF00646,PF12937;~go_function: GO:0005515 - protein binding [Evidence IEA]) — protein MAGTMPRAAHSPVSASPVSPASPTSSNGQIPLGQPPKLKGRRKLLQSLQRMSSSPSLIRRGRSQSTGYRRDGKASLSCVSLSQSAYNPCLGNGSSSQVYGGLNVRPVTPGVPGEEQDGSPRIRVIGTDSPNASQLRTVPLPNELRPTSRGSPPPCNEMVEDIVEESESVVQPVPTTPSISSKKAFDFWGDMPNEIKMRIFQHLTPKEIIRCSSVSKTWHDMCYDGQLWVHVDTTDYYHTISSDSLVKLIMAAGPFIRNLNLRGCVQLRDKWLTDGDRMSDVCQNLVNFCLEGSRIDKHTVNHFLQRNPRLEYLNVTGLTSVTDSSMKTIANCCPQLQILNVSWCINISTKGLKRVVASCPQLKDLRASEINGFDDEDFALGLFEKNTLERLVMSRTNLTDESLKIIMHGVDPEIDVLTDQPIVPPRRFRHLDLHQCPNVTDDGVSSMAHNVPDLEGLQLSQCPELSDDSIIDVIRTTPKLSHLELEDLEHLTNDTLIALARSPCAPCLEHLNISFCESLGDIGMLQVMKSCLGLRSVEMDNTRVSDLTLMEASYRVRRRGYDRNLPQVGLHLVVFDCANVTWAGVKEVLSSNAYIPRAYKNQQTIVTVAQTQDSEQPPSSTNPSTSAPPPPPVYPNEIIHLKCFYGWQMTVDEHKKRVLRGDLAAASRLDRKWADYMMATEEAGATGMGVWRRRRRAREAERLFNADDDEDVYGIGGISAFGGRRRRAQSGGACAVM, from the coding sequence ATGGCCGGCACAATGCCACGAGCTGCGCATTCCCCGGTGAGTGCGTCACCAGTGAGTCCGGCGAGTCCGACTTCCTCGAACGGCCAAATCCCACTGGGACAACCTCCGAAGCTCAAGGGGCGCCGTAAATTGCTACAAAGCCTCCAGCGAATGTCGTCAAGTCCGAGTCTGATCAGGCGCGGTCGATCCCAGTCCACCGGTTACCGTCGCGATGGCAAGGCGTCATTATCTTGCGTTTCGCTTTCTCAGTCCGCCTATAATCCGTGCTTAGGGAATGGCAGTTCCTCTCAAGTGTATGGTGGATTGAATGTTCGCCCGGTAACTCCAGGGGTTCCGGGAGAGGAGCAAGATGGAAGTCCGCGCATCCGCGTCATCGGTACTGATTCCCCCAACGCCTCCCAATTGAGGACAGTGCCTCTGCCGAATGAATTGAGACCAACATCTCGTGggtcaccaccaccatgcaATGAAATGGTCGAAGACATCGTTGAAGAGAGTGAATCAGTTGTGCAGCCGGTACCTACAACGCCATCGAtttcatcaaagaaagcCTTCGACTTCTGGGGTGATATGCCCAACGAGATCAAGATGCGCATCTTCCAGCATCTGACCCCCAAGGAAATTATACGCTGCTCATCCGTTTCGAAGACATGGCATGACATGTGCTATGATGGGCAATTGTGGGTTCATGTTGATACGACCGACTACTATCATACCATTTCGAGTGATAGTCTCGTGAAGCTCATCATGGCGGCTGGTCCGTTCATTcgcaacctcaacctcaggGGTTGTGTGCAATTGCGAGACAAATGGTTGACGGACGGTGATCGCATGTCAGACGTGTGCCAGAATTTGGTTAACTTCTGTCTTGAAGGGAGTCGCATCGACAAGCATACCGTCAATCACTTTCTTCAGCGAAACCCTCGTCTGGAGTACTTGAATGTTACTGGATTGACAAGTGTGACGGATTCTTCTATGAAGACTATCGCCAATTGCTGCCCTCAGCTTCAAATCTTGAATGTTTCCTGGTGCATCAATATAAGTACGAAGGGGTTAAAGAGGGTTGTCGCATCATGTCCGCAATTGAAAGATCTTCGGGCTAGCGAAATAAATGGATTCGACGATGAAGATTTCGCCTTGGGATTGTTCGAGAAGAACACGCTCGAACGTTTAGTTATGAGCCGCACAAACCTCACGGATGAGAGCTTGAAGATCATTATGCACGGTGTCGATCCGGAAATAGATGTTCTTACCGACCAACCTATAGTTCCGCCTCGACGGTTCAGACACCTGGACCTCCACCAATGCCCCAATGTAACGGACGATggtgttagcagcatggCGCACAATGTGCCTGACCTCGAAGGCCTTCAGCTCTCCCAGTGCCCCGAACTGAGTGACGATTCCATCATTGACGTCATACGCACTACCCCAAAGCTGTCGCATCTCGAGCTTGAAGATCTGGAGCACCTGACAAACGATACACTCATTGCACTTGCCAGATCACCATGTGCTCCTTGTTTAGAACACCTCAATATCAGCTTCTGTGAGTCTCTAGGCGACATCGGAATGCTCCAAGTGATGAAGAGCTGCTTAGGGCTCCGTTCAGTCGAGATGGACAACACACGCGTTTCCGACCTCACCCTGATGGAAGCCAGTTACCGCGTTCGCAGAAGGGGTTACGACAGGAACCTGCCTCAAGTAGGCTTGCACCTGGTCGTTTTTGACTGCGCCAATGTCACTTGGGCAGGTGTCAAGGAGGTCCTCTCCAGCAACGCCTATATCCCACGAGCCTACAAGAACCAGCAAACAATTGTTACCGTTGCGCAAACCCAGGACTCTGAACAGCCCCCATCGTCGACTAATCCCTCAACATCCGCTCCGCCCCCACCCCCGGTGTACCCCAACGAAATAATCCATCTCAAATGCTTCTACGGCTGGCAGATGACCGTCGACGAGCATAAGAAGCGGGTCTTGCGCGGCGATCTCGCTGCAGCGAGCAGACTGGATCGCAAATGGGCAGACTATATGATGGCCACTGAAGAAGCCGGTGCCACTGGCATGGGGGTATGGCGGAGAAGACGTCGCGCGCGCGAGGCTGAGCGTCTCTTTAAtgcggatgatgatgaggatgtgtATGGTATTGGGGGTATCTCTGCGTTTGGGGGGAGACGTCGGAGAGCGCAGAGTGGTGGAGCTTGCGCTGTGATGTGA
- a CDS encoding uncharacterized protein (COG:S;~EggNog:ENOG410PMKQ;~InterPro:IPR013087), protein MAESRPPGEEDTFYFADNLEQNVNFTLDPNLLDYPSIESQFLDLSALDSLRSVEKPDHSALPSVPAGYDSNISLPLPFDAADGNKTPGQSNQDFTDVSSHYDFFPGLLPDYVTADSTVNSEPTPCAQESERAGPGAEPAELRHATIPNNYQLPASDFTGLPRRRSRYFVRRLGPDPDPVFVPNSCALDPMDRWHESPPEDEPASMAAIMDAVRNAPSRDYSRLGDRGAISNAFRHYRRAPSTSSGESNGSSRVSGSSGVSNSSRGLWTGLSHHSQSRVNKPTRRPQRATDKPRIFCCTFCCDTFKSKYDWARHEKSLHLNPEAWYCAPHGSTVFSIVTGRKHCAFCSALDPSPEHLEFHSHNSCRDDSNKPRSFRRKDHLVQHLRLFHRLEAMPLLDDWKIGESAVSSRCGFCEHLMNNWDERVDHIAEHFRKGSTMRDWRGEHGFPPEIAERVTNALPPYLIGSESQSMIPFSATNVHVRDHFAQISSRANWNEEGNRSANCEKTQVAAPAETPNDSISRSELSSFTEILTLHLSHYAQRQMTSGVIPTDEMFQQEARRVLYDSEDSWNQTIADNPEWLSAFRNLHCG, encoded by the exons ATGGCCGAGTCGCGTCCTCCGGGAGAGGAGGACACGTTCTATTTTGCTGATAACCTGGAGCAAAATG TCAATTTCACCTTAGATCCCAATTTGCTCGACTATCCTTCTATTGAGTCACAGTTTCTGGATTTAAGTGCTCTTGATTCATTGAGATCTGTCGAAAAACCTGATCATTCCGCACTCCCATCTGTTCCGGCTGGTTATGACTCGAATATATCATTACCATTACCATTTGACGCCGCTGATGGGAATAAGACCCCGGGGCAGTCAAACCAAGACTTTACAGATGTCTCATCTCACTATGATTTCTTTCCTGGCTTGCTACCAGATTATGTGACAGCCGACAGTACGGTAAATTCAGAACCAACCCCTTGTGCTCAAGAATCAGAACGTGCTGGGCCAGGTGCCGAACCTGCAGAACTGCGCCATGCGACCATTCCGAATAACTACCAATTACCGGCTAGTGACTTTACGGGTCTCCCCCGGCGCAGAAGTCGATACTTTGTCCGACGGTTGGGGCCCGACCCAGATCCAGTCTTTGTTCCGAACTCGTGCGCGCTAGACCCCATGGACAGATGGCATGAATCACCCCCAGAAGATGAACCGGCATCCATGGCAGCTATCATGGATGCGGTTAGGAACGCACCTTCTCGTGACTATAGTCGCTTGGGTGACCGTGGTGCTATATCTAATGCGTTTCGGCATTACCGGCGAGCTCCATCTACTTCTAGTGGGGAGTCGAATGGGTCGTCAAGGGTATCCGGGAGCTCTGGTGTGTCCAATTCATCACGGGGATTGTGGACAGGCCTATCTCATCACTCCCAGTCTCGAGTCAACAAACCAACGCGGCGGCCTCAGAGAGCTACTGATAAGCCGCGCATATTCTGTTGCACGTTTTGTTGCGATACGTTTAAGAGCAAATATGACTGGGCGCGTCACGAGAAGTCTCTTCACCTGAACCCAGAGGCGTGGTACTGCGCACCGCATGGAAGCACAGTCTTCTCGATCGTGACAGGAAGAAAACACTGCGCATTCTGCAGCGCATTGGACCCTAGTCCTGAGCATTTGGAATTTCACAGCCACAATTCTTGTCGAGATGACTCTAATAAGCCCCGTTCATTTCGCCGAAAAGACCATCTCGTCCAACATCTACGGTTATTCCATCGTCTTGAAGCTATGCCTTTACTTGATGATTGGAAGATTGGGGAATCCGCAGTCTCGTCACGCTGCGGTTTTTGTGAACATTTGATGAATAACTGGGACGAACGAGTCGACCATATAGCTGAACATTTTCGTAAGGGGTCTACCATGAGAGATTGGCGAGGTGAACATGGATTCCCGCCCGAAATCGCCGAACGAGTGACGAACGCTTTACCTCCGTATCTTATTGGCTCTGAATCTCAGAGTATGATCCCATTTTCCGCGACCAATGTACATGTCCGAGATCACTTTGCACAGATCTCGTCTCGTGCGAACTGGAACGAAGAGGGAAACCGAAGTGCCAATTGCGAAAAGACCCAAGTCGCTGCACCTGCTGAAACACCAAACGATAGTATATCGCGCTCAGAGTTAAGCTCCTTCACGGAGATTCTTACCCTCCATCTGAGCCATTATGCCCAGCGACAAATGACGTCTGGTGTCATACCTACGGACGAAATGTTTCAGCAAGAAGCTAGGCGGGTCCTCTACGACTCGGAGGACTCGTGGAATCAGACCATCGCTGATAACCCGGAGTGGCTTTCTGCGTTTCGAAACTTGCACTGCGGATAG
- a CDS encoding ketopantoate reductase family protein (COG:H;~EggNog:ENOG410PMYW;~InterPro:IPR003710,IPR013752,IPR036291,IPR013332, IPR008927,IPR013328;~PFAM:PF02558,PF08546;~go_function: GO:0008677 - 2-dehydropantoate 2-reductase activity [Evidence IEA];~go_function: GO:0016491 - oxidoreductase activity [Evidence IEA];~go_process: GO:0015940 - pantothenate biosynthetic process [Evidence IEA];~go_process: GO:0055114 - oxidation-reduction process [Evidence IEA]), whose translation MLLFRQLSSLSPSVLRKPISRTMSSLSPENSRIHVLGLGSIGTFTAHSLREIPNHPPVTLLLHRESLLDGYHQAGHQILLDTREGTRVGHGGFDLEVFRQGNWTPVPTMADRQMGSDYGGDSIINHLIVSVKATQTVSALRPLRHRLSPGSTILFLQNGCGMIEDVNETLFPDSQCRPSYIVGVVSHGVTSDRTFHVHHRGPAAMSLGPVPRKPGPTSSGGKQECNYLLHSLPQAPRLNATAYSYIDVFQIQLEKLAVNAFCNPLCALNNAKNGFLFTLPDTRREILTEISAVVLALHELQSVPGVRARFAVERLEATVNRILTQTAETTCSMVWDLRAGRETEVRYINGYWVRRGREVGVRTPINESLMEQVLVRSSSSGHR comes from the coding sequence ATGCTTTTGTTTCGTCAGTTGTCCTCATTGTCACCGTCTGTACTGAGAAAACCCATAAGCCGCACCATGTCTTCGCTCTCACCAGAGAACTCACGGATACATGTCCTTGGACTTGGAAGCATCGGCACCTTTACTGCACATTCGCTGCGTGAAATCCCGAATCATCCGCCGGTCACTTTGCTTCTGCATCGCGAGTCGTTACTGGACGGATATCACCAAGCCGGTCACCAGATCCTACTCGATACGCGCGAGGGAACCCGAGTCGGACATGGAGGGTTTGACCTGGAGGTTTTCCGGCAGGGGAATTGGACCCCAGTACCAACTATGGCTGACAGGCAGATGGGATCTGATTACGGTGGCGATTCAATTATCAATCATCTCATAGTCAGCGTCAAAGCTACGCAGACCGTCTCAGCCCTGCGGCCACTCCGGCATCGTCTCTCCCCCGGCTCGACTATACTCTTTCTACAAAACGGATGCGGGATGATAGAGGACGTGAACGAAACTCTATTTCCCGATTCACAGTGCAGACCATCTTACATTGTCGGCGTCGTCTCGCACGGTGTCACATCTGACAGAACTTTCCATGTCCATCACCGGGGCCCCGCCGCAATGTCTCTCGGGCCTGTTCCTCGAAAGCCCGGACCGACATCATCTGGAGGCAAGCAGGAATGCAATTATCTCCTACACAGCCTACCCCAAGCCCCCCGCCTGAACGCAACCGCATATTCCTACATCGATGTCTTCCAGATTCAACTCGAAAAACTCGCCGTCAATGCCTTCTGCAACCCACTCTGCGCATTGAACAATGCTAAGAACGGCTTTCTTTTTACCCTCCCCGATACACGGCGGGAAATCCTAACAGAGATCTCCGCGGTTGTGCTGGCATTGCACGAACTACAAAGCGTACCTGGTGTCCGCGCACGGTTTGCGGTCGAGCGGCTTGAAGCCACGGTTAATAGGATTCTAACTCAAACAGCGGAGACGACATGTTCGATGGTCTGGGATCTCAGGGCTGGGAGGGAGACGGAGGTCAGATATATCAACGGGTATTGGGTGCGGAGGGGTAGGGAGGTCGGAGTGAGGACTCCGATTAATGAGTCATTGATGGAGCAAGTGCTTGTGCGGAGTAGTAGTTCTGGTCACAGATGA